The sequence below is a genomic window from Coffea arabica cultivar ET-39 chromosome 4c, Coffea Arabica ET-39 HiFi, whole genome shotgun sequence.
ATTCTGGGCAACTGGTGCGGACTCCACCGTGATAGCGAGGCGTGCGGAGATTTGTGGAAAAGAAGTCGAGATGACTGTTCCTTTTGAGGGAATAAATTCTGGAGAGGTATGAACTGGGGATGTTTTGAGTAATGTTAATTTATGCGTTCCACTATATTCGCAAAATATGCATGTCTTAGCTTATTCCTCTGAGATAAAGCTATATTAGTGAGTGAAGGTCCTCAATTCGTGTTCACCtgcatttacatttttttttcttgaaacaaTAATTGTATTGATAGTGTCAAATGTATACAATATCTGGACAAAGgttcaatgagctatacaaaagtgCACATTAGCACAGAAGAACAGAATTGATCCATTTTTTATTTCGACAAATTCTTAAAGCATAATTACTAAGAGATGTAGTGATATCATTTTTCAACTGCCTTGGCACATAAAGTGGAACTCACTCAATTAGATGCCTGAGACACCATGCCTTTGTTCTTGAGctttttcttgttatttttagttttgatCCTGGTTGGTCAGGGTTGAGGGGAGGGTGGGAAGGGTTGATAGGAGGATGTTGGCTATATCATCCTCCTGCTCTGTGTCTATgtactcccccccccccctcttcttctttctctttccaaaCCGCAAATATGTGCTCTGGTCTCTCCTTGAAAGCTTCAGTTtcacatcaatcaattaaaGATAAATATGAGAGGAAATACATCAGCAATCAATTAAAGATAGCTTGAATAAATAGGATATACATCAGGAATTAAAGATAAAGATGAGAGGCTTTTTGGTAATGTGAAAGTTTGGGTCATCCGTCCACGAAGTTTAAATTCTTCCAATCATCAAACAATTCTGAATGTGATGAATATACAGTATGATGTCAATCTCATATGTTGCAGTTTTCACTTATTTAAGTTGTTTTTTTCCTCCTATTGTACTAACATCATATGAAATATCTTATTTAAAATACTGGACATGCCTAAAGGTTTCATTCTTTTAGCTCATCAAGCATGCACAAGATATAATTCTTGTTAAGATTTTCCTCAATAAGAGCATGAACTGACAGAGCTACTTTTTTGCTTGGAATGACATCTGCAGTTGAAAGTGAAACTTGTCTTGAAAGAATGGCATTTTTCTGATGGTTCACATAGCATGAATGGTTCAAGGATTGGCTCAAGGCAAGCACTCAATGGGTcatcaaaatttcttccaacaaCAGGAAGAAAAATTTATGTAACTGTTACAGAAGGAAAAAACCTTGTTGTGAAAGACAGACTTGGGAAGTCAGACCCTTTTGTTAAATTGCAGTACGGGAAGGTACAATCCTTTTCTCTGTTCCTTAATCAAGCCCTTCTAACCCTTGTTGGACTCAGTTACTCtctgtattttaataaaattgtgACCCCTTTCTTGAAGAAAATTCTATATCATTGATTGATTAAAAAGCAAATTTGATCATTGCACTATGCAAGGCACATGATGTTAACATCTGCTAATGTAGACTACTGATACTAGAATTGTGATGGTCATAAATCTTCTTTTCAGGCAATTCGAAGAACTAGAACTGTCCCACATACTTCAGATCCTACTTGGAATCAGAAGTTTGAATTTGATGAAATAGGAGATGGTGAATATCTCAAAATAAAATGCTATACTGAAGAAACATTCAGAGAAGAAAGCATAGGTGGTGCTCGGGTAAATATGGAAGGCCTTGTTGAGGGATCAGCAAGGGATGTTTGGATCCCTCTTGAAAAAGTGAATTCCGGAGAGCTGCATCTTCATATAGAAGCAGTGAGAGTTGAGGATAATGAAGGATCAAAGGTATGCCAAattaaaatttcagcttgttcatgtttccaattgtcagatttttatttttgaagcaAGACAGCCATGGGACTCTGTTTTATTTAAGAGGATTACTGTGTGCCATGCCTATTTTTTGTAGATGTACAATGCTCTTAAAATGCCAACATCTAGGCCAGATTTTGGAATAATGCTCCGTTGCTAGTAAAATGCTTCTACAATGCAAATCTTTGTAGATGTGCATGTTTAGAGCATTTATGTGATCATACATCTCTGGTTGCAATGTCATTGGCTTCACTATATTCTCAGCTGCAATTTCATGACTTCAACTCATATGTTTCCTAACTTTTCAACCACTTTTTGTGTTTTATCAGGGATTGCACGGATCTACAGACAATGGATTGGTTGAGCTTGTTCTTATTGAAGGAAGAGATCTCTTTGCTGCTGATCTGAGAGGAACAAGTGATCCATATGTGAGAGTACACTACGGAAACTTGAAAAGGAGGACTAAGGTTAGAAAATGTGGTATTTGCAAAATTGCTTTGCTTGTTAGTTCTAGCTCTTTATTACCTATAAGTGGTTTCTCTTTGGCTCTATGATTATAAAATGCTGACATTAGTGGTCTCCAACACCGCACGACTATGTTGTATGTACTGCAATGTACTCACAACTGTCTTCTACACTTATGGCAGTAAGAAAGGCTTTCAGATCCTTGTCCCATTCCCCAATTTTTTAGATTGGTTGCAAAAACTACTGAATCTATTATATGTTATAGTCCTTAGGTGGACATACCAATCGCATGAATATTTGAATCCAAAAATACTAGTATTATATACTGTTTTATATTACTGCATTGTTGAACTTGCTTTGTTCTGCTTTTGATTGCAGGTTGTGTATAAAACTCTATATCCACAATGGCATCAGACCTTTGAATTTCCTGATGATGGTAGTCCACTTGAGTTGCACGTCAAAGACCACAATGCTCTGCTGCCTACATCAAGCATAGGTGACTGCGTTGTAGAATACAAGAGATTACCTCCAAATCAGATGTCCGAAAAATGGATACCACTACAGAATGTAAAAAATGGTGAGATCCATATTCAAGTAACTAGACGAGTTCCAGAATTGGACAAGAAGCCACCAGACTCTGagtcgttttcaattcaagcaCGCAAGCGAACTTCTAAACAGGTGAGAACCTCACGCTTCTCTTACATTCCATTTCTCTTCCATGTTCCAGATAATGCGCCTTATACGCACTCTGAATCTTGCATGTACTGATGCAATTCTTTTATCAGATGAAGCAAAATATGATCAAGTTTCAGTCTTTGATAGAGGATGGCAATCTTGAAGGACTTTCAGCATCACTGAGTGAGCTGGAAACACTGCATGATGCTCAAGAACAGTACATTTCCCAGGTTGAGATGGAGCAAATGCTTCTCCTGAACAAGATAAATGAACTTGGTCAGGAAGTCTTAAATTCCCCAGCTCCCTTGATTAGAAGAGCTTCAATTCCTTGACGCTGATGTTAACTTTAGCAATGTAGTTAGAATCACGGGAAACCCGTAGTTGCTAATGCTAAGTATAGGGTCctaagaaaattttttcaatCTGTATATTGTTTTGCCACATGTATGTATGACTGAGAAATGCTTATTTTGCCCTGCAATGAAAATATGGCCTTAGATCCACCCCAgaacttcatttttttccccctgATGTATGCTAACTTTTCTTCTTAGATCAAGTGCACTGCTGGTTTGTTATGAATTCACTTTCAATCTTTCATAAAGCAAAACAATATACTGTTATAATTCCTGAAAGATCTGCAGATCACACTTCTCAGGCTTCAATATTCCAAAGAACTGATACAAAAACATATATGCATATTACAAATTTATGAAGAGCTTGGAAGATAGCTTTTTCCGAAAAATGCATGTCACAGAATAGCACCAGAACAATATTTAAAAAgtcgcattttctttattaaggCAATTATTCTTGTAGTATAtcaattctaaattttttttttcttgggtttgGCATATTTTAGAAAGAAATCAAGCACATAAAACATCACttcaaaattctttttctttctagttTACACATGCAAAAAATTCTTTACTTCAAAGCCGATTAAATCTAATGATTCTGGTCCGACGTGTACAAACTGACAGTGCCACGTAAGCAAGCAAaatatctgaaaaaaaaaaatccaaaaatctcACAATCACAACCTCCGTCTCACTCACCATAGCCAAAACTTCCTTCTCATCGTCTTCCTCCCTAAAACCTCATCTTCTCCGAGCTtcacataaaataaaattaaacaaTCCTGCTTTCTTCACTTTCAGAACTTCATTGCTATGCTGCCCGAAGAAGCTGAATTTGGTTCATAAATGGCCATGTCAACCGCGAAATTCTCGGAAATGCCACTGCCACCCCACTTCTTCTCCTCCACTTCTAGGAAaccctctttctctctctatttcCTTAAACCCTTTTCCTCTTCTCTCCGGCCAACTGCCCCCGCTACCACCTCCGCCGGCAGAATTCCCAAAAAGCCTTTTCAAAACCCGGATGCTGCGAGAACCACCACCAAACATTCTTCTTCTTGGCTGAATCAATGGCCCTCCTCCAACCTACTTCCTCCTGTTCATTACAAAAACCCCAAAACCCTCCAACCCGAAATCCAGGACTCCCGGGTCACTGGCGAACCGGGTCGACCCGTGACTTCCGCAATCGACAGAATTGTGCTCCGGTTGAGGAACCTCGGGTTGGGTACGGATGATGACGAAGAGGAGGATGGCATTGAGGAACCCGGCTCGGCCTTAGTTCCGGGTCGGGTTGAGGATGTGGGACGGGTGAATGGGGAGGAGAAGTTGGGGGATTTGTTGAAGAGGGATTGGGTCAGGCCGGACATGATGTTGGTTGAAGATGGGGAGGACGCAGATTCGACATTATTGCCGTGGGAAAAGGAGGAGTTGGCGGCAGCGGCGGAGGCAGAGGAGGGGGTTTTGGGGAAGAGGAGGACGCCAAAGGCGCCGACTTTGGCTGAGTTGACAATTGAAGATGGGGAGCTGAGGAGGTTGAGGAGAATGGGGATGACATTGAGGGAAAGGATAAATGTGGCTAAGGCAGGGGTAACAGGGGAAGTGTTGGAGAAGATTCACGATAAATGGAGGAAGAATGAGCTTGTTAGGTTGAAGTTTCATGAGTCTTTAGCTCATGATATGAAGACGGCTCATGAGATTGTTGAGGTTTGTACGGCGTAACGCCAACTCTTGGAATAATGTCAAATAAGTTTTGTGTTTAATTATTGATGTGAATTTAATAAATGTTAGAATTGTTGTTCCCAAGTTTGTTGCTTTGGTTAAATTAATTGAAGTTGTCTGATGTAGGCCACATTAGAATGAGTTGAGATTTGTATTTGTGATTAAGTTTATCGTACTTGGTTTGGCGTAGGGTATGGATGATTCAAAGAGGTCTAAGAATTTAACCAGTAGTTGTGGTCAATGCGGATGATACTAGAATGTGTTTATCCGTGAACTAGCTAAACCAATTTTAAGTTGAGAGACAATAATAGGCCAGCTAGTTAACCTTCCTGATGCATGGAGAGAATGAATATGGAAGTATAAGATCTGAGACAAAGGTCTTGATGTATAAATAGCCCTATCTTGTTAGAACAGGGATTTTTTAAAAGTGGGTATTGATGGAAAGAATGGAGCAAAGGTTAAGCCTAGGGCATCAATTGGAGATTGGAATGGGTAAGGAAATGCACTGAACTTGCAGAAGTAGGGTTGAACACAAGTAACGAAGATAATAGAGATAAATGCTTGGGATCTAGACTATCAGTCATATAGGAAAGCTTAAGGATCCTGTTCTGGTTAAGTTCTAGGAAGGGAGTTTTGCAAGTTGATGCAGAGGAACTGACTGTAAACTGGACATTGATGCTAATCTTTTACCAAAAGAAACTGGGAGCTTGTCTAAAGTACCAAAATAAAATACTAGGTGGTCTTATGTTCAATTTTTTCCGGTTATCTTCACTGTTATTAGATATACTTAATTATAGCTCATCAACAGCCAAAGAATTTTTGGTAGCCAGTATGTCTAAGAACATACCTACAACATTTACGCACATAGGTACATATGTACGTATTAGTGGTCATTGGAAAGTGAATGCTCATAATAATAAGTACATAGCAAACTAATTTTGCTCACTCACCGTGTCAAAattgtgtgatttttttttttagcttttcaaTCTAAAAGGCAATTATTGCAAGTTATTGATGTACTGGCAGCTGTTCGGGATTTAAAAAATGACTATCCAACAACTTATAAGGTTTTCTATCGtttcagggaaaaaaaaaaacaacttatAAGGGAAATAGATTAGTAAAACAAAAAGAGATAGTGTATGGACAATTAGCCTGTGAAAGGTCTTGGATTTTGAACTACAATATTCATTATCAAAAAGTTAAAAGTAAAGATCTCATAGAGTTGGATGCCAAGTTCCAGATGGTTGATTGGACTTTCAAGATGGAATTCGCCTCTGAGATAAGGACCAGATATAAGTAGCTATATTCCTTCTTTGCAGGACTCCAGCTCGTATCATTTAGCACACCAACATTTGTTCATTACTTCCTTAGTTCCATGCTGATAAATGTGATGTTTGTTTATGATGCTTCTTCCTTAAGAGAGCAGATAATATCAGGAATCAGCACACTGTTGTGTAGCTTAGATACAGAAGCAAAGAGTTCTTTTGGAAAGAACTGCTAATTTGGTGCTAATGTTGTTGTTTTTAATGCAGCGTCGAACCAGGGGACTAGTTATATGGAGGTCAGGAAGTGTGATGGTGGTCTACAGAGGGACTAATTATGAGGGGCCTTTATCACGATCCCAATCTGAGGGGGGAGAAGGTGAAACTCCTTTTGTCCCAAATGTTTCCCCTTCTGGTACTTCACTAGCCACAAAGAATGGCATTGTCTATCCTGTTCTGGAAAAGTCAAACCCAGCTGTCACTAATGGTGTTGAAAGCATGACGGAAGAGGAAATTGAATACAATAGTCTGCTAGATGGTTTAGGTCCACGGTTTGAAGATTGGTGGGGAACAGGAGTACATCCTGTTGATGCTGATTTACTTCCTCAGACAATTCCTGGTTATAAAACGCCTTTCCGGCTTATCCCTGTTGGAATGAGATCACATCTAACCAATGCAGAAATGACTAATTTACGAAAACTTGCTAAATCACTTCCTTGTCATTTTGCTCTTGGTAAAGATAAGCAccttaaatcatttttttctgtAGTGTAGAAtatagatttttttattttattgattatCTTCCATTGTATTTATTAGGGAGGAATAGAAATCATCAAGGTTTAGCAGCTGCAATAAT
It includes:
- the LOC113738633 gene encoding uncharacterized protein isoform X2; translated protein: MGSRKTRTSAINEATEFFNQLLVDKPLLPLVVPLLFVLWGIEKWFFSLSNWVPLAVAVWATIQYGSYQRRILTEDLNSKWKQLILQTSSTTPLEHCEWLNVLLTEVWPNYIGPKLSLRFASIVEEKIELQEFSLGSHPPILGIHGASWSTSGDQRILRFGFNWDATDMSIMLSVKLAKPLMGTARIVINNMHIKGDMLLMPILDGRALLYSFMSTPEVRLGVAFGSGGSQSLPGTELPGVSSWLVKLVSDTISKRMVEPRRNCLALPAVDLYKKAVGGVLYVTVISASKLSRNNLKGSPPKRQQSSVVNGHKEDHRDDKDLRTFVEVELGELTRKTNERRGSSPSWDSTFNMVLHDNTGVVRFNLYECTPGSVKYDFLTSCEVKIRYVADDSTIFWATGADSTVIARRAEICGKEVEMTVPFEGINSGELKVKLVLKEWHFSDGSHSMNGSRIGSRQALNGSSKFLPTTGRKIYVTVTEGKNLVVKDRLGKSDPFVKLQYGKAIRRTRTVPHTSDPTWNQKFEFDEIGDGEYLKIKCYTEETFREESIGGARVNMEGLVEGSARDVWIPLEKVNSGELHLHIEAVRVEDNEGSKGLHGSTDNGLVELVLIEGRDLFAADLRGTSDPYVRVHYGNLKRRTKVVYKTLYPQWHQTFEFPDDGSPLELHVKDHNALLPTSSIGDCVVEYKRLPPNQMSEKWIPLQNVKNGEIHIQVTRRVPELDKKPPDSESFSIQARKRTSKQMKQNMIKFQSLIEDGNLEGLSASLSELETLHDAQEQYISQVEMEQMLLLNKINELGQEVLNSPAPLIRRASIP
- the LOC113740124 gene encoding CRM-domain containing factor CFM3, chloroplastic/mitochondrial-like gives rise to the protein MAMSTAKFSEMPLPPHFFSSTSRKPSFSLYFLKPFSSSLRPTAPATTSAGRIPKKPFQNPDAARTTTKHSSSWLNQWPSSNLLPPVHYKNPKTLQPEIQDSRVTGEPGRPVTSAIDRIVLRLRNLGLGTDDDEEEDGIEEPGSALVPGRVEDVGRVNGEEKLGDLLKRDWVRPDMMLVEDGEDADSTLLPWEKEELAAAAEAEEGVLGKRRTPKAPTLAELTIEDGELRRLRRMGMTLRERINVAKAGVTGEVLEKIHDKWRKNELVRLKFHESLAHDMKTAHEIVERRTRGLVIWRSGSVMVVYRGTNYEGPLSRSQSEGGEGETPFVPNVSPSGTSLATKNGIVYPVLEKSNPAVTNGVESMTEEEIEYNSLLDGLGPRFEDWWGTGVHPVDADLLPQTIPGYKTPFRLIPVGMRSHLTNAEMTNLRKLAKSLPCHFALGRNRNHQGLAAAIIKLWEKSLIVKIAVKRGIQNTNNKLMADELKSLTGGVLLLRNKYFIVMYRGKDFLPPSVATALAERQEMTKQSQTVEEEAKIGPSNTAPVGQGGEPLAGTLAEFYEAQARWGREISRQDRETMIEEASRSKTARVVKRLEHKLAIAQAKKLKAERLLAKMVSSWIPADPDDDQETITDEERVMFRRVGLRMKAYLPIGIRGVFDGVIENMHLHWKHRELVKLLSKEKELAFVEETARLLEYESGGILVAIERVPKGYVLIFYRGKNYRRPISLRPRNLLTKAKALKRRVALQRYEALSQHIHEVENNIEQIKGEIGDSKEKESIGVSNLKDHTLSDHFSEFAHGEGEASMEVSDVDESDADEDGDLEWEDDEDSDVSTMEDFD
- the LOC113738633 gene encoding uncharacterized protein isoform X1, with translation MGSRKTRTSAINEATEFFNQLLVDKPLLPLVVPLLFVLWGIEKWFFSLSNWVPLAVAVWATIQYGSYQRRILTEDLNSKWKQLILQTSSTTPLEHCEWLNVLLTEVWPNYIGPKLSLRFASIVERRLKHRKPSLIEKIELQEFSLGSHPPILGIHGASWSTSGDQRILRFGFNWDATDMSIMLSVKLAKPLMGTARIVINNMHIKGDMLLMPILDGRALLYSFMSTPEVRLGVAFGSGGSQSLPGTELPGVSSWLVKLVSDTISKRMVEPRRNCLALPAVDLYKKAVGGVLYVTVISASKLSRNNLKGSPPKRQQSSVVNGHKEDHRDDKDLRTFVEVELGELTRKTNERRGSSPSWDSTFNMVLHDNTGVVRFNLYECTPGSVKYDFLTSCEVKIRYVADDSTIFWATGADSTVIARRAEICGKEVEMTVPFEGINSGELKVKLVLKEWHFSDGSHSMNGSRIGSRQALNGSSKFLPTTGRKIYVTVTEGKNLVVKDRLGKSDPFVKLQYGKAIRRTRTVPHTSDPTWNQKFEFDEIGDGEYLKIKCYTEETFREESIGGARVNMEGLVEGSARDVWIPLEKVNSGELHLHIEAVRVEDNEGSKGLHGSTDNGLVELVLIEGRDLFAADLRGTSDPYVRVHYGNLKRRTKVVYKTLYPQWHQTFEFPDDGSPLELHVKDHNALLPTSSIGDCVVEYKRLPPNQMSEKWIPLQNVKNGEIHIQVTRRVPELDKKPPDSESFSIQARKRTSKQMKQNMIKFQSLIEDGNLEGLSASLSELETLHDAQEQYISQVEMEQMLLLNKINELGQEVLNSPAPLIRRASIP